From the genome of Prochlorococcus marinus XMU1419, one region includes:
- a CDS encoding Rne/Rng family ribonuclease — MSQQIIIAEQARIAALLTDDRVDELIVAQGQYQIGDIFLGTVENVLPGIDAAFINIDESDKNGFIHVSDLGPLRLKKGIFGITELLEPKQKVLVQVIKEPTGSKGPRLTGSISIPGKYSILQPYGQGVNISRKINTETERSRLKALGVLIKPPSTGLLFRTEAEKIKEELLIEDLENLIQQWEKILKVSETSNPPKLIKRDDDFSLKILRDYIKSSTKSIIIDSKFSVERAKDFIINYGSNIDIEYHNNDLNEHILEKYEIKKAIQKALQPRVELPSGGYIIIEPTEALTVIDVNSGSFTRSANSRQTVLWTNCEAAVEISRQLKLRNIGGVIVVDFIDMESRRDQFQLLEHFTSAIKDDTARPQIAQLTELGLVELTRKRQGQNIYELFSKKCSSCDGTGHIENKLNFEIPNLKIKNFKETSDKSNGIQTIDIDTSQSTDKKEKTPEDEFLFSKNQNNEDSSNKKENNDLNALNLREKNIITVDLTNDEKIVFSQLGINPLIKLGKEYLTNNNIVRLKDNSNEKEKILDNKKTKAKKTKPISKSKEAEEIEIEANTNSGKKLIKKINKNEEVEFLNKEDALELNDETNNTRKKRRRSSASAE, encoded by the coding sequence ATGTCTCAGCAAATTATCATCGCTGAGCAGGCTCGAATTGCAGCACTACTCACAGATGATCGAGTTGATGAATTAATCGTCGCACAAGGTCAATATCAAATTGGCGATATTTTTTTAGGAACAGTTGAAAATGTTCTCCCTGGAATTGATGCAGCTTTCATAAATATTGATGAAAGTGATAAAAATGGATTCATCCATGTTTCAGATCTAGGTCCATTAAGACTTAAAAAAGGAATATTTGGAATAACTGAATTGCTAGAACCGAAACAAAAAGTTTTAGTACAGGTAATCAAGGAACCCACAGGATCTAAAGGTCCAAGGCTGACTGGGAGTATTTCAATACCCGGCAAATACTCAATATTGCAGCCATATGGACAAGGAGTGAATATTTCAAGAAAAATAAATACAGAAACCGAAAGAAGTCGTTTAAAAGCTCTTGGGGTTTTAATAAAACCACCCAGCACAGGTTTGCTTTTTAGAACAGAAGCAGAAAAGATAAAAGAAGAACTACTTATTGAAGATTTAGAAAATCTAATACAACAATGGGAGAAAATTTTAAAAGTTTCTGAGACTTCTAATCCTCCAAAGTTAATAAAAAGAGATGATGATTTCTCTCTTAAAATTTTAAGAGACTACATTAAATCTTCGACTAAAAGCATAATTATAGATAGTAAATTTTCGGTTGAAAGGGCAAAAGATTTTATAATAAATTATGGATCAAATATAGATATTGAATATCATAATAATGATTTAAATGAACATATTTTAGAAAAGTACGAAATTAAAAAAGCGATACAAAAAGCTCTTCAACCAAGAGTAGAACTTCCTTCTGGCGGTTATATAATTATTGAACCAACTGAAGCACTAACAGTAATTGATGTAAACTCTGGATCATTTACTAGATCAGCCAACTCAAGACAAACTGTTTTATGGACGAATTGCGAAGCAGCAGTTGAAATCTCGAGACAATTGAAATTAAGAAATATTGGTGGGGTTATCGTAGTAGATTTTATTGATATGGAATCTAGAAGAGATCAATTCCAATTACTTGAGCATTTTACTTCTGCAATAAAAGATGATACTGCTAGGCCTCAAATAGCTCAGCTTACTGAATTAGGTTTGGTTGAGTTAACCAGAAAAAGACAAGGTCAAAATATATATGAATTATTCAGTAAAAAATGTTCTTCTTGCGATGGTACAGGTCACATAGAAAATAAACTAAATTTTGAAATTCCTAATCTAAAAATTAAGAATTTTAAAGAAACTTCAGACAAATCAAACGGCATTCAAACAATAGATATAGATACATCTCAATCAACTGATAAGAAAGAAAAAACCCCTGAAGATGAATTTCTTTTTTCCAAGAACCAAAATAATGAGGATTCTTCTAATAAAAAAGAAAATAATGATTTGAATGCATTAAATTTAAGGGAAAAAAACATCATTACAGTTGATCTTACAAATGATGAAAAAATTGTTTTCAGTCAATTAGGTATTAACCCACTCATAAAATTAGGGAAAGAATATCTCACTAATAATAATATTGTGCGATTGAAGGACAATTCTAATGAAAAAGAAAAAATTTTAGATAATAAAAAAACAAAAGCAAAAAAAACAAAACCAATCTCAAAATCTAAAGAAGCTGAAGAGATTGAGATTGAAGCAAACACAAATTCTGGAAAAAAATTAATAAAAAAAATTAATAAAAATGAAGAAGTTGAATTTTTAAATAAAGAAGACGCACTTGAACTTAATGATGAGACAAATAACACTAGAAAAAAAAGAAGAAGATCATCAGCAAGTGCTGAATAA
- a CDS encoding LL-diaminopimelate aminotransferase, which translates to MVQVNENYLKLKAGYLFPEIAKRVKIYSQSNESSSIIKLGIGDVTEPLPKACRDAMGKALDEMGTTEGFKGYGPEQGYSWLREKIAEHDFISRGCEISPEEIFVSDGSKCDSSNILDILGKNNSIAVTDPVYPVYVDSNVMTGRTGHAQENGTYQGLTYLAMNEQNNFLPEIPQNKVDILYLCFPNNPTGAIITKQELKKWVDYALQNKSLILFDAAYEAFIQDINIPHSIYEIEGAKDCAIEFRSFSKNAGFTGIRCAYTVIPKNLKGMSSTNEEIDLWPLWNRRQSTKFNGVSYVVQKGAEAVYSLEGKKEVRDLINFYMENAKIMKNKLQTAGYKVYGGDNAPYIWIKVPDQMTSWDFFDFLLQKVSVVGTPGSGFGLSGEGYFRLSAFNSRANVIDAMERIINI; encoded by the coding sequence GTGGTTCAAGTCAACGAAAATTATTTAAAACTCAAAGCTGGTTATTTATTTCCTGAAATTGCTAAAAGGGTAAAAATATATTCTCAATCAAATGAGAGCTCAAGCATAATTAAGCTTGGTATAGGAGATGTAACAGAACCATTACCTAAAGCTTGCAGAGATGCTATGGGTAAAGCTTTGGATGAAATGGGAACAACCGAAGGTTTTAAAGGTTATGGACCAGAACAAGGTTATTCATGGCTTAGAGAAAAAATAGCAGAACATGATTTTATTTCTAGAGGTTGCGAAATCTCACCTGAAGAAATCTTTGTTTCAGATGGTTCTAAATGCGACAGTAGTAATATCCTAGATATTCTTGGCAAAAATAATTCAATTGCTGTAACAGATCCTGTTTACCCTGTTTATGTAGATAGTAATGTTATGACGGGCAGAACTGGTCATGCCCAAGAAAATGGAACTTATCAAGGATTAACATATCTCGCAATGAATGAGCAAAATAATTTTCTACCAGAAATACCACAGAATAAAGTTGATATCTTATATCTTTGTTTTCCAAATAATCCTACTGGAGCAATTATTACTAAACAAGAATTAAAAAAATGGGTTGACTACGCTCTTCAAAACAAATCATTAATACTTTTTGATGCAGCTTATGAAGCATTTATTCAAGATATAAATATCCCTCATTCAATATATGAGATTGAGGGAGCAAAGGATTGTGCTATTGAATTTAGGTCTTTTTCAAAAAATGCAGGATTTACTGGAATTAGATGTGCTTATACAGTAATACCTAAAAATTTAAAAGGGATGAGCTCAACAAATGAGGAAATAGACTTATGGCCTCTTTGGAATAGGAGACAATCCACAAAATTCAATGGAGTTAGTTATGTTGTTCAGAAAGGAGCAGAGGCTGTATACTCTCTTGAAGGGAAGAAAGAGGTAAGAGATTTAATTAATTTTTATATGGAAAATGCAAAAATTATGAAAAATAAACTACAAACTGCAGGATATAAAGTTTACGGGGGGGACAATGCCCCCTATATCTGGATCAAAGTTCCAGATCAGATGACATCATGGGACTTTTTTGATTTTCTTCTCCAAAAAGTTAGTGTCGTTGGCACACCAGGGAGCGGATTCGGATTATCAGGAGAGGGTTACTTTCGTTTGTCAGCATTTAACTCGAGAGCAAATGTCATTGATGCGATGGAAAGAATAATTAATATATAA
- a CDS encoding ribonuclease HII, protein MRQITLEKKEEDHQQVLNKSLEVGIDEVGRGAVFGPVFSAVVVLTEKNKFMLKQFGVTDSKKLTPKKRKLLLPKILLLSSDYGIGQSSAREIDNLGIRVATELSMIRALKKLKEQPSELIIDGPLSLRPWNGIQKNIISGDSKFTAIASASIIAKVSRDNLMERLEKKYSEYLLAKNKGYGTREHFSVIKENGITHLHRKSFLKKSNLI, encoded by the coding sequence ATGAGACAAATAACACTAGAAAAAAAAGAAGAAGATCATCAGCAAGTGCTGAATAAATCATTAGAAGTTGGAATAGATGAGGTCGGAAGAGGAGCGGTTTTTGGTCCAGTTTTCTCAGCAGTTGTAGTGTTAACAGAAAAAAATAAATTTATGCTAAAACAATTTGGAGTGACGGATAGTAAAAAATTAACTCCAAAAAAAAGAAAATTACTTTTACCAAAAATTTTATTGCTTTCTTCAGATTACGGAATTGGGCAATCCTCTGCAAGAGAAATAGATAATCTCGGAATCAGAGTGGCGACTGAACTATCCATGATAAGAGCTCTAAAAAAATTAAAAGAGCAGCCATCGGAACTAATAATTGATGGCCCCTTATCACTAAGACCATGGAACGGAATTCAAAAAAATATTATTTCAGGAGATTCGAAATTTACTGCAATAGCTTCAGCAAGCATAATTGCGAAAGTATCTCGAGATAATCTAATGGAAAGGTTAGAAAAAAAATACTCAGAATACTTATTAGCTAAAAATAAAGGTTATGGTACCAGAGAACATTTTTCAGTTATCAAAGAAAATGGTATAACTCATCTTCACAGAAAAAGTTTTTTAAAAAAATCAAATCTTATTTGA
- a CDS encoding DUF1997 domain-containing protein, with the protein MLLSFDAKQKLKLSVTRNKEYLSKYLLEEERVVGAMLDSKKLVPEGEGRYKYTVTSFKVFQLDINPVVSISVENKNGTLRMSALESKLDGLGMIDDFNLILQANLEATEIGLEGEALLGVSVSQPPILKLVPKKILESTGHSVLNGILLGIKSRVQQQLVNDFSDWCESNKI; encoded by the coding sequence ATGCTACTGTCTTTTGATGCTAAACAGAAACTAAAGCTTTCTGTAACAAGAAATAAAGAATATCTTTCTAAATATCTTTTGGAAGAAGAAAGAGTTGTTGGAGCAATGCTGGACTCCAAAAAATTGGTACCTGAAGGTGAAGGTAGGTATAAGTATACAGTAACAAGTTTTAAGGTTTTTCAATTAGATATTAACCCTGTTGTTTCAATTTCGGTAGAGAATAAAAATGGAACTTTAAGAATGAGTGCCCTTGAAAGTAAATTGGATGGGCTTGGTATGATAGATGACTTTAATCTTATTTTGCAAGCGAATTTAGAAGCAACTGAGATTGGATTAGAGGGTGAGGCGCTTCTTGGGGTGTCTGTAAGTCAACCCCCGATATTGAAGCTGGTACCAAAGAAAATTTTGGAATCTACAGGTCATTCGGTTTTAAATGGAATTTTGTTGGGTATAAAGTCAAGAGTACAACAGCAATTAGTTAATGATTTTTCAGATTGGTGTGAATCAAATAAGATTTGA